A window of Paraburkholderia bryophila contains these coding sequences:
- a CDS encoding thioesterase II family protein yields MDAPITLVCLPYAGGSRAMYSGWSKQMPSWIDLCPLDPPGHGQRRSTPAAGSWSELVDALVQALPDTAASGDIAIFGHSMGALAGYELAHALRETTGRSPVWLGVSACTAPSRREFNTQWRTCSDEAMIDELRRLGGTPAELLDDRDFIELALPTLRTDFDLCGTYRADPRRAPLDCRVTAFGGVDDAVSQAPGALDAWADVTRAKFERRLFQGGHFYLNEVAGSVIEAVVSALSTARMQSRAPLEGRPWTLW; encoded by the coding sequence ATGGACGCACCGATTACGTTGGTCTGCCTGCCTTATGCCGGCGGCAGTCGCGCGATGTATAGCGGCTGGTCGAAGCAGATGCCGTCATGGATCGACCTGTGTCCGCTCGATCCGCCGGGGCACGGCCAGCGCCGTTCCACGCCCGCGGCCGGTTCCTGGTCCGAGCTTGTCGACGCGCTCGTCCAGGCGTTGCCGGATACCGCTGCATCCGGAGACATCGCGATTTTCGGTCATAGCATGGGCGCGCTGGCCGGCTACGAACTCGCGCATGCGCTACGCGAAACGACTGGGCGCTCGCCCGTCTGGCTCGGCGTCTCGGCTTGCACGGCGCCGTCGCGGCGCGAATTCAACACGCAGTGGCGCACCTGTTCGGACGAGGCGATGATCGACGAGTTGCGCCGACTCGGCGGCACGCCGGCCGAACTGCTCGACGATCGCGACTTCATCGAACTCGCGCTGCCCACATTGCGCACGGACTTCGATCTCTGCGGCACGTACCGGGCCGATCCGCGCCGTGCGCCGCTCGATTGCCGCGTCACCGCGTTCGGCGGCGTCGACGATGCGGTTTCGCAGGCGCCCGGCGCGCTTGACGCCTGGGCCGACGTCACCCGGGCGAAGTTCGAACGCCGCCTGTTTCAGGGCGGTCATTTCTATCTCAACGAGGTCGCCGGCTCGGTGATCGAGGCCGTGGTGAGCGCGCTCTCGACGGCGCGGATGCAATCGCGCGCGCCACTCGAGGGTAGGCCGTGGACGCTTTGGTGA
- a CDS encoding MbtH family protein gives MSWGDENTNFHVVVNHEEQYSIWPDYREVPAGWRLAGKQGKKEECLAWIDQVWTDMRPLSLRKAMDADTVSGAAQA, from the coding sequence ATGAGTTGGGGCGACGAGAACACGAATTTCCACGTAGTAGTGAATCACGAAGAGCAGTACTCGATCTGGCCGGACTACAGGGAGGTGCCTGCGGGCTGGCGTCTGGCCGGCAAGCAGGGCAAGAAGGAAGAGTGTCTCGCGTGGATCGATCAGGTGTGGACCGACATGCGTCCGCTGAGCCTGCGCAAGGCCATGGACGCGGACACCGTCAGCGGGGCCGCTCAGGCCTGA
- a CDS encoding UDP-glucuronic acid decarboxylase family protein yields MNVRSLDAAKKRPIAMVTGGAGFLGSHVCDRLIAEGAHVVCVDNLMSGRRANIANLRALPQFSFIEADVSMPLPQIDVDEIWNLACPASPPCYQRDPVHTLLTNVLGMKNCLDLALNAGARVFQASTSEVYGDPEVHPQVESYRGQVNSTGPRACYDEGKRAAETLCYDYQRSHGVDVRVARIFNTYGPRMDPADGRVVSNFIVQALHGAPLELYGGGTQTRSFCYVDDLIEGFFRLMRAPQAASGPVNLGNPGEFTMRELAECVIDMTGSPSSIVTRPLPVDDPKQRRPDIGMAAALYDWQPAIPLKEGLACTIAYFTNELWLAPFAEEMAA; encoded by the coding sequence ATGAACGTCAGATCGCTGGATGCAGCAAAGAAACGTCCCATTGCCATGGTCACGGGAGGCGCGGGTTTTCTCGGCAGCCACGTGTGCGACCGGCTGATTGCCGAGGGTGCGCATGTCGTCTGCGTGGACAACCTGATGAGCGGACGGCGCGCGAACATTGCGAATCTGCGCGCGTTGCCGCAGTTCTCGTTCATCGAGGCCGACGTGTCGATGCCCTTGCCGCAAATCGATGTCGACGAAATCTGGAATCTCGCCTGCCCGGCCTCGCCGCCCTGCTATCAACGCGATCCCGTGCATACGCTGCTGACCAACGTGCTCGGCATGAAGAACTGCCTCGACCTCGCGCTCAACGCCGGTGCCCGCGTGTTCCAGGCGTCGACCAGCGAGGTGTACGGCGATCCCGAAGTGCATCCGCAGGTCGAGAGCTATCGCGGCCAGGTGAATTCCACCGGCCCGCGAGCCTGCTACGACGAAGGCAAGCGCGCCGCCGAAACGCTCTGCTACGACTACCAGCGCAGCCACGGCGTCGACGTGCGCGTCGCGCGAATCTTCAACACGTATGGCCCGCGCATGGATCCGGCCGACGGCCGCGTCGTGTCGAACTTCATCGTGCAGGCGCTGCACGGCGCCCCGCTCGAACTGTACGGCGGCGGTACCCAGACCCGCTCGTTCTGCTACGTCGACGATCTGATCGAAGGCTTCTTCCGCCTGATGCGCGCACCGCAAGCGGCGAGCGGTCCGGTCAACCTCGGCAATCCTGGCGAGTTCACCATGCGTGAGTTGGCCGAATGCGTGATCGACATGACCGGCTCGCCGTCGTCGATCGTCACGCGGCCGCTGCCGGTCGACGATCCGAAGCAACGCCGTCCGGACATCGGCATGGCCGCCGCGTTGTACGACTGGCAGCCGGCCATTCCGTTGAAGGAAGGGCTCGCCTGCACGATCGCGTACTTCACCAACGAACTCTGGCTGGCGCCGTTCGCCGAGGAGATGGCCGCATGA
- the galE gene encoding UDP-glucose 4-epimerase GalE: protein MKVLVTGGAGFIGSHTCKALAQAGHTPIVFDNLSTGHADAVRWGPLHTGDILDPVSLDAAFITYRPELVLHFAALAYVGDSVVDPARYYRVNVAGTLSLLDAMRRHGVSRIVLSSSCATYGIPATLPISEASPQQPVNPYGFTKLATERLAADYERAYGMRWIALRYFNAAGADPDGELGERHAPETHAIPLAIGAALGSAPPFRVMGTDYPTPDGSAVRDYVHVTDLADAHLRAVDHLGRGGPSGAFNLATGRGTSVLELIDAVAAVTGRTVPVIHAARRAGDPPELYANAALAEKVLGWRPRFVEIAPMVATAAQWFMTHTEQAEKTGQTEPAQQTAHDSLDPAGAGPARLAQSLDQRTEV, encoded by the coding sequence ATGAAAGTCCTCGTCACGGGCGGCGCCGGTTTTATCGGCAGCCATACCTGCAAAGCGCTGGCGCAAGCCGGCCACACGCCAATCGTCTTCGACAACCTGTCCACCGGTCACGCGGACGCCGTGCGTTGGGGACCGCTGCATACCGGCGACATTCTCGACCCCGTGTCGCTCGACGCCGCGTTCATCACCTATCGGCCGGAGCTCGTGCTGCATTTCGCGGCGCTAGCTTATGTAGGTGACTCGGTCGTCGATCCGGCGCGTTATTACCGCGTCAATGTGGCCGGCACGTTGTCGCTGCTCGACGCCATGCGCCGGCATGGCGTGAGCCGGATCGTACTGTCGTCGAGTTGCGCGACCTACGGCATTCCGGCCACGCTGCCGATTTCCGAAGCGAGTCCGCAACAGCCGGTCAATCCGTATGGCTTCACGAAGCTCGCAACGGAACGGTTGGCCGCGGACTACGAGCGCGCGTACGGCATGCGCTGGATCGCGCTGCGCTACTTCAACGCGGCGGGCGCGGATCCGGACGGCGAACTCGGCGAGCGGCACGCGCCCGAGACTCATGCGATTCCGCTGGCGATCGGCGCCGCACTCGGCAGCGCGCCGCCCTTCCGCGTAATGGGCACCGATTACCCGACGCCGGACGGTTCGGCCGTGCGCGACTACGTGCACGTCACCGATCTCGCCGATGCGCATTTGCGCGCCGTCGATCATCTCGGCCGCGGCGGCCCGAGCGGCGCGTTCAATCTCGCCACCGGCCGCGGCACCTCGGTACTCGAACTGATCGACGCGGTGGCCGCCGTCACCGGACGCACGGTGCCGGTGATTCACGCGGCGCGCCGTGCCGGCGATCCACCCGAGCTGTATGCGAACGCCGCGTTGGCCGAAAAAGTATTGGGCTGGCGGCCGCGCTTCGTCGAAATTGCGCCGATGGTCGCGACCGCCGCGCAGTGGTTCATGACGCACACGGAGCAGGCGGAAAAGACAGGACAGACCGAACCCGCGCAGCAAACCGCGCACGACAGCCTCGACCCGGCGGGCGCCGGGCCGGCTCGTCTCGCGCAATCGTTGGACCAACGAACGGAGGTATGA
- a CDS encoding UDP-glucose dehydrogenase family protein has product MTVRIAIVGTGYVGLVTGACLAELGHDVICIDTDARKIDGLNNGVIPIYEPGLDALVSRNVEQGRLHFSLDLPASVSEREAVFIAVGTPSHPGTDRADLRFVMGVAQEIAASVDRFTVIVTKSTVPVGTNRQVKQVAERHLRLGQTIAVASNPEFLREGSAIEDFLHPDRIVFGTENEAAAAVMRRIYAPLAQLGYEVLATEIETAEVIKYAANAFLAVKISYINEIADLCEVVGADVERVAAGIGLDRRIGAAFLKAGPGWGGSCFPKDTRALKATASEYVVPMRIVDAAIEANTQRKDAVVAKIEQACGGSVAGKRLAVFGLTFKGETDDVRESPSIDVIRALAERGAKIRAYDPSQPAEAARLLPMIGIASTPIGAIRSADAVVILTDWRHFVECDLGELAAHMSDPVMIDLRNLYEESWVRRNGFRHYVRVGRKSASVAQRQLSVQMVHRQIGWTPSQSDLLMLATTPAMAMNAAVPDDKEATVAIASAAAVSMTAGEAT; this is encoded by the coding sequence ATGACCGTACGCATTGCCATTGTGGGGACCGGTTATGTCGGTCTCGTCACCGGTGCCTGCCTGGCCGAGCTCGGTCACGACGTGATCTGTATCGACACCGACGCGCGCAAGATCGACGGCCTGAACAACGGCGTGATTCCGATCTACGAGCCCGGCCTCGACGCACTCGTGAGCCGCAACGTCGAACAGGGCCGTCTGCATTTCAGTCTCGATCTGCCCGCCAGCGTGAGCGAACGCGAAGCGGTCTTCATCGCGGTCGGCACGCCGTCGCATCCGGGCACCGACCGCGCCGATCTGCGCTTCGTGATGGGCGTCGCACAGGAAATCGCGGCAAGCGTCGACCGCTTCACCGTGATCGTCACCAAATCGACCGTGCCGGTGGGCACCAACCGGCAAGTCAAGCAGGTCGCCGAACGTCATCTGCGGCTCGGCCAGACGATTGCGGTCGCCTCGAATCCCGAGTTCCTGCGCGAGGGCTCGGCCATTGAAGACTTCCTGCATCCCGACCGTATCGTGTTCGGCACCGAGAACGAGGCCGCGGCCGCCGTCATGCGCCGCATCTATGCGCCGCTCGCACAACTGGGCTATGAGGTGCTGGCCACCGAAATCGAAACCGCCGAGGTCATCAAGTACGCCGCGAACGCGTTCCTCGCGGTGAAGATCAGCTACATCAACGAGATCGCCGACCTGTGCGAGGTGGTCGGCGCCGACGTCGAACGGGTCGCCGCCGGCATCGGTCTCGATCGGCGGATCGGCGCGGCCTTTCTGAAAGCGGGGCCGGGTTGGGGTGGCTCGTGTTTTCCGAAAGACACGCGCGCGCTGAAGGCGACGGCGTCGGAATATGTCGTGCCGATGCGCATCGTCGACGCGGCGATCGAAGCCAACACGCAGCGCAAGGACGCGGTCGTCGCCAAGATCGAACAGGCCTGCGGCGGCTCGGTGGCGGGCAAGCGGCTCGCGGTGTTCGGCCTGACCTTCAAAGGCGAAACCGACGACGTGCGCGAAAGCCCGAGCATCGACGTGATCCGCGCGCTGGCTGAGCGCGGCGCGAAAATCCGCGCGTACGATCCGTCGCAACCCGCCGAGGCCGCGCGTCTACTGCCGATGATCGGCATCGCCAGCACGCCGATCGGCGCGATCCGCAGCGCCGACGCGGTGGTGATCCTGACGGACTGGCGGCACTTCGTCGAATGCGATCTCGGCGAGCTGGCCGCGCACATGTCGGACCCGGTCATGATCGACCTGCGCAATCTCTACGAGGAGTCCTGGGTACGGCGCAACGGCTTCCGGCATTACGTGCGGGTCGGGCGCAAATCGGCCAGCGTCGCGCAGCGTCAACTGTCGGTGCAGATGGTGCATCGGCAGATCGGCTGGACTCCGTCGCAAAGCGATCTGCTGATGCTGGCCACCACGCCGGCCATGGCGATGAACGCCGCTGTGCCGGACGACAAGGAGGCAACCGTCGCTATCGCTAGCGCCGCCGCCGTGTCGATGACGGCCGGCGAGGCGACATGA